From the Kitasatospora viridis genome, one window contains:
- a CDS encoding SDR family NAD(P)-dependent oxidoreductase, whose translation MRMMASRSDSVLARLLAATAPSEHRRLVLDLVSRTAVGALKAARPEAGDTLDTARTFAELGFDSLASVDLQARLVAATGLDLPVTVVYECPTPAALVDRLLAGALGAVAVEPEATAAATGAVEGEPIAIVGIGCRFAGGVDSPDDLWQLLRDGGEVLSGFPEDRGWDLDRMFDEDPETPGSSYVRTGGFLDTATRFDADFFGISPREALGMDPQQRLVLETAWQALEHAGVDPLALRGTEAGMFFGAEVQEYGPRLHEAPDGLDAYLMTGNAPSVISGRVAYVLGSVGPAVTVDTACSASLVAIHLACQSLRAGESSLALAGGVAVMGGPGVFTAFSRQRGLAPDGRCKAFAAGADGTGFAEGVGVLVLERLSEARRNGHRVLAVVRGSAVNQDGASNGLTAPSGTSQQRLIRQALANAGLSAAEVDAVDAHGTGTTLGDPIEASALIATYGQDRPADAPLLLGSAKSNLGHTQGAAGVAGVIKMVLSMRHGFLPKSLHIDAPSPHVDWSAGAVELLTEGRPWPRTGAPRRAGVSSFGVSGTNAHVLLEHEVAEPVDEEPAVADPGVLPFVLSARGEQALRDRAADLLPLLDRDEVRLADLSHSLATTRAGLVNRAAIVAADREELRAALAAIAAGTIPTAVAGPGKLAFLFTGQGSQRLAMGRQLVDASPVFAEALAQACGYLDLQLELPLTEVLFAAEGSAEAELLHRTEYAQPALFAIEVALFRLAESWGLRPDYLAGHSIGELAAAHVAGVLTLEDAAILVAARGRLMQALPPGGAMVAVQAAEAEVVPLLTERVGLAAVNGPRAVVLSGAEPEVLRIAGELAQAGHRTKRLRVSHAFHSPLMEPVLAEFRRIAKVLAYAAPKIPIVSTVTGELCGERMATAEYWVEHVVAQVRFADAVDWLAEAGVGTFLEIGPDGVLCAMAQECLADADAEVGTVFAPLLRRDHTEPRQALLALAAAYCAGVPVDWARFHAGGAGRRIDLPTYPFQRKRFWLEPGSARADLADLGQLPAGHPLLGAVVAVGADGVVLTGHLSLRARPWLADHVIAGRVLFPGTAFVELAVRAGDQVGAGAIEELTLGAPLVLPAEGGVGVQVAVGEPDETGRRQLTVHSRADGADAGPWTQHASGVLAPAAEPLPQPLDSWPPQGAEAIDLTGVYDGLAAQGYGYGPAFQGLRAAWRHGGEVFAEVELPAELVAEAAEFGLHPALLDAALHAADLGAEPRAEVLVPFAWTGVSLHATGAAAVRVRITRPGRDTLALDFADAAGAPLATVRGLVSRPVPDGELLYAVRQSPLAVPGEPEPLRIAVLDGELASIAPADGALPQVVVLRAPAGDGALPSAARSATARVLRVLQDWLAEDRFADTTLVVVTSPALAQAPVRGLVRSAQAEHPGRFVLIEHADLPTDAELTAALATGEPELSLMGDQLTAPRLTVLPPAAAPAPEWGRVLITGGTGGLGGLLARHLVAEHGVRSLVLAGRRGSAPELQAELAGLGAEVTVVGCDVGDRAALAALLAAHPVDSVVHAAGTVRDAVIGSLTEEALAEVFRAKVDGAWHLHELTLHQDIRRFVLFSSLSAVLDGAGQGNYAAANAFLDALAEHRAAVGLPATALAWGLWTGGAGMGAALDEAALARIARYGLPGLDAAHSLRLFDAAVRTGEARVVPVELDAAAVRGRADGIPALLSGLVRPASRRTSAARGTRDLAAADGGLGGLGALPAAERERAVLELVRTEVAVVLRHEGAAAISPTRAFTELGFDSLAAVELRNRLNSATGLRLPATLVFDYPSPKLLAAHIRDTLFGAAPEEPAAPVAATVQGDPIVIVGMSCRYPGGVESPEDLWRLVADGVDTIGEFPADRGWDTGAIYDPVPGTPGRTYSREGGFLYRAAEFDADFFGISPREAVAMDPQQRLLLEVSWEAFERAGIDPATVRGTATGVFAGVMYHDYGSWLTDAPEEVAAYVGNGTLGSVVSGRVAYALGLEGPAVTVDTACSSSLVTLHLAAQALRGGECTLALAGGVTVMSTPDTFIDFSRQRGQAPDGRCKSFADAADGTGWGEGVGMLVLERLSDAERNGHRVLAVLRGSAINQDGASNGLTAPNGPSQQRVIRQALATAGLSAAEVDVVEAHGTGTTLGDPIEAQALLATYGQEHSAERPLWLGSVKSNIGHTQAAAGVAGVIKMVQAMRHGVLPRTLHVDAPSNKVDWSAGEVRLLTDSQPWPEVDRPRRAGISSFGISGTNAHVILEAAPVAEDSPATGTPPTLVALPLSGRSPEALAAQAERLADIDGPALADLGLALASTRSRHSHRAVVLAGERAELDAALAALSAGSEAPGLVTGTVDEGGLAFLFSGQGSQRPGMGRQWYETFPVFAEHFDRVAARLDPELDRPLAEVVFGTDAELLGRTAYTQAALFAVEVALFRLLESFGLRPDLLAGHSIGELGAAHVSGVWSLADAAKAVAARGRLMQALPEGGAMVAVRAGEAEVRPLLDERVGIAAVNGPRSVVLSGDTEAVLELAARFERSKRLTVSHAFHSPRMDGMLAEFGAVLAELDYAEPVIPIVSTLTGRPADPAQLCTPEYWVRHVREGVRFADAVAALAEQGVSTFLELGPDAVLSALGPDCLPEEAQAVFAPVARKDKPEAAELLGAVALAHTRGAALNWQALYGDYTGRAVELPTYAFQHRRFWLDAPAAKGDPGSLGQAPVDHPLVGAGIRLAASDEVLLTGRVSRATHPVLAEHAVLGTVLLPGTALVDLAIRAGDLLGLPVLEELTLQAPLLLPESTAVQLQVVAGHDGAVRIFSRPAGAEEGSWTTHATGLLAPGGTARPEPLTQWPPTGATEVDVTGLYQRMRTEGYEYGPVFQGVKAAWRRGAEVFTELELPDAARSEAARFGLHPALLDAALHATALLDEEHEARPAEGGVLLPFAWNGVELHAGGATAARVRLTREEGGEGIRIELADGAGAPLATVSSFVTRPVAAGQLAPQQDSLFTVELTPRPELAAQGTGERQFAVLGTDGLGLGAPVHPDLGALGDAVPEVVLLPVPTVTDAPVPTAVRAALHGVLGPVQEWLREDRYAKATLVVLTAGGLADAAVRGLVRAAQAEDPGRIVLVDSEGGNSVTLPLLAAAVESGEPELVLREGGFQVPRLVRVLPAQAEQEDADWGTVLITGGTGGLGALVARHLVTGHGVRSLVLAGRRGPQAPEARQLQAELAELGSQVAVVACDVADRAALAALLADHPVRSIVHTAGVLDDALIGSLTPDRLDPVLRPKVDGAWYLHELTLDQDISRFVLFSSAAGTLDATGQGNYAAANVFLDALAEHRAAGGLPATALAWGLWAGAGGMGGQLGAADLERIERSGIGALDPAEGLALFDAAVRAGRATLVPARLDLAALRERGEAVPAVLRALVRPAVRRDAAGGATGSQGAASLPQRLSGLPAADHEHAVLEAVRSQVAAVLGHDGPSAVQPRRAFTELGFDSLAAVELRNKLNAVSGLRLPSTLIFDYATPAALAGYLLTRLRPEPGEVAERPDDAQVADLLAGIPVARLRESGLLERLLELSEAGHTPAAEADGASVTKSLDIKSMDVTDLIRTALDRSDAK comes from the coding sequence GTGCGGATGATGGCGTCACGTTCCGATTCAGTCCTGGCCCGGCTGCTGGCCGCCACCGCGCCGTCGGAGCACCGGAGGCTGGTCCTCGACCTGGTGAGCCGCACGGCGGTGGGGGCGCTGAAGGCCGCGCGCCCGGAGGCGGGCGACACCCTGGACACCGCGCGGACCTTCGCCGAGCTCGGCTTCGACTCGCTGGCCTCCGTCGACCTGCAGGCCCGCCTGGTCGCGGCCACCGGCCTCGACCTGCCGGTCACCGTGGTCTACGAGTGCCCGACCCCGGCCGCGCTGGTCGACCGGCTGCTCGCCGGGGCGCTCGGCGCCGTCGCCGTCGAACCGGAGGCGACCGCAGCCGCCACCGGTGCGGTCGAGGGCGAGCCGATCGCGATCGTGGGCATCGGCTGCCGGTTCGCGGGCGGCGTGGACTCGCCGGACGACCTGTGGCAGCTGCTGCGCGACGGCGGCGAGGTGCTCTCCGGCTTCCCCGAGGACCGCGGCTGGGACCTCGACCGGATGTTCGACGAGGACCCCGAGACCCCCGGCAGCAGCTACGTGAGGACCGGCGGGTTCCTGGACACCGCGACCCGGTTCGACGCCGACTTCTTCGGCATCAGCCCGCGCGAGGCGCTGGGCATGGACCCGCAGCAGCGGCTCGTCCTGGAGACCGCCTGGCAGGCCCTGGAACACGCCGGCGTCGACCCGCTGGCGCTGCGCGGCACCGAGGCCGGGATGTTCTTCGGCGCCGAGGTGCAGGAGTACGGCCCGCGCCTGCACGAGGCCCCCGACGGCCTCGACGCCTACCTGATGACCGGCAACGCGCCCAGCGTCATCTCCGGGCGGGTGGCCTACGTGCTCGGCTCGGTGGGCCCCGCGGTCACCGTGGACACCGCCTGCTCGGCCTCGCTGGTCGCGATCCACCTGGCCTGCCAGTCGCTGCGCGCGGGCGAGTCCTCGCTGGCGCTGGCCGGCGGCGTCGCGGTGATGGGCGGCCCCGGCGTCTTCACCGCCTTCAGCCGGCAGCGCGGCCTGGCCCCCGACGGGCGCTGCAAGGCCTTCGCGGCCGGGGCGGACGGCACGGGCTTCGCCGAGGGCGTCGGCGTGCTGGTCCTGGAGCGGCTCTCCGAGGCCCGGCGCAACGGCCACCGGGTGCTCGCCGTGGTGCGCGGCTCGGCGGTCAACCAGGACGGCGCCTCCAACGGGCTCACCGCGCCCAGCGGCACCTCGCAACAGCGGCTGATCCGCCAGGCCCTGGCCAACGCCGGCCTGTCGGCCGCCGAGGTGGACGCCGTCGACGCGCACGGCACCGGCACCACGCTCGGCGACCCGATCGAGGCGAGCGCGCTGATCGCCACCTACGGGCAGGACCGGCCGGCGGACGCGCCGCTGCTGCTCGGCTCGGCCAAGTCGAACCTGGGGCACACCCAGGGCGCAGCCGGGGTGGCCGGCGTGATCAAGATGGTGCTGAGCATGCGGCACGGCTTCCTGCCGAAGAGCCTGCACATCGACGCCCCGAGCCCGCACGTGGACTGGTCGGCGGGCGCGGTCGAACTGCTCACCGAGGGCCGGCCGTGGCCGCGGACCGGGGCGCCGCGCCGGGCCGGCGTCTCCTCCTTCGGGGTCAGCGGCACCAACGCGCACGTGCTGCTGGAGCACGAGGTGGCGGAGCCGGTCGACGAGGAGCCCGCGGTTGCCGACCCCGGGGTGCTGCCCTTCGTCCTGTCGGCCCGCGGCGAGCAGGCGCTGCGCGATCGGGCCGCAGACCTGTTGCCGCTGCTGGACCGTGACGAGGTGCGGCTCGCCGACCTGTCCCACTCGCTGGCCACCACCCGGGCCGGCCTGGTGAACCGGGCCGCGATCGTCGCCGCCGACCGGGAGGAACTGCGCGCCGCCCTGGCCGCGATCGCCGCCGGCACGATCCCCACGGCCGTGGCCGGACCCGGCAAGCTCGCCTTCCTGTTCACCGGGCAGGGCAGCCAGCGGCTCGCGATGGGACGTCAACTCGTTGACGCCTCACCTGTGTTCGCCGAGGCCCTGGCGCAGGCTTGCGGCTACCTGGACCTCCAGCTGGAACTGCCGCTGACCGAGGTGCTGTTCGCGGCCGAGGGCTCCGCCGAGGCCGAGCTGCTGCACCGCACCGAGTACGCCCAGCCGGCCCTGTTCGCGATCGAGGTCGCGCTGTTCCGGCTGGCCGAGAGCTGGGGCCTGCGCCCCGACTACCTGGCCGGCCACTCCATCGGCGAGCTGGCCGCCGCGCACGTCGCCGGGGTCCTCACGCTGGAGGACGCGGCCATCCTGGTGGCCGCGCGCGGCCGGCTGATGCAGGCGCTGCCGCCCGGCGGCGCGATGGTCGCCGTGCAGGCCGCCGAGGCCGAGGTGGTGCCGCTGCTCACCGAGCGGGTCGGCCTCGCGGCGGTCAACGGCCCCCGCGCGGTGGTGCTCTCCGGCGCCGAGCCCGAGGTGCTGCGGATCGCCGGGGAGTTGGCGCAGGCGGGGCACCGGACCAAGCGGCTGCGGGTGAGCCACGCCTTCCACTCGCCGCTGATGGAGCCGGTGCTCGCCGAGTTCCGCCGGATCGCCAAGGTGCTGGCCTACGCCGCGCCGAAGATCCCGATCGTCTCCACGGTCACCGGCGAGCTGTGCGGCGAGCGGATGGCGACGGCCGAGTACTGGGTCGAGCACGTGGTGGCGCAGGTTCGGTTCGCCGACGCGGTGGACTGGTTGGCCGAGGCCGGGGTCGGCACCTTCCTGGAGATCGGCCCGGACGGCGTGCTCTGCGCGATGGCCCAGGAGTGCCTGGCGGACGCTGATGCTGAGGTTGGGACTGTCTTCGCGCCGCTGCTGCGCCGCGACCACACCGAACCGCGCCAGGCCCTGTTGGCGCTGGCTGCGGCCTACTGCGCCGGGGTGCCGGTGGACTGGGCCCGCTTCCACGCGGGCGGCGCCGGGCGCCGGATCGACCTGCCGACCTACCCGTTCCAGCGCAAGCGGTTCTGGCTGGAGCCCGGCTCGGCCCGCGCCGACCTCGCCGACCTCGGCCAACTACCGGCAGGTCACCCCCTGTTGGGTGCGGTGGTGGCGGTCGGCGCGGACGGTGTGGTGCTCACCGGACACCTCTCGCTGCGGGCCCGGCCGTGGCTGGCCGACCACGTCATCGCCGGGCGGGTGCTCTTCCCCGGCACCGCCTTCGTGGAGCTGGCCGTGCGGGCGGGCGACCAGGTGGGGGCCGGCGCGATCGAGGAACTCACCCTGGGCGCACCGCTGGTGCTGCCGGCCGAGGGCGGCGTGGGCGTCCAGGTCGCGGTGGGCGAGCCGGACGAGACCGGGCGCCGCCAACTGACCGTCCACTCCAGGGCGGACGGCGCGGACGCCGGACCGTGGACCCAGCACGCGAGCGGAGTGCTGGCGCCGGCCGCCGAGCCGCTGCCGCAGCCGCTGGACAGCTGGCCGCCGCAGGGCGCCGAGGCGATCGACCTCACCGGTGTCTACGACGGCCTGGCGGCCCAGGGCTACGGCTACGGCCCGGCCTTCCAGGGGCTGCGGGCGGCCTGGCGGCACGGCGGCGAGGTCTTCGCCGAGGTCGAGCTTCCCGCCGAACTGGTCGCCGAGGCAGCCGAGTTCGGTCTGCACCCGGCGCTGCTGGACGCTGCCCTGCACGCCGCCGACCTGGGCGCCGAACCCCGCGCCGAGGTGCTGGTGCCGTTCGCCTGGACCGGGGTGTCGCTGCACGCCACCGGGGCCGCCGCGGTGCGGGTGCGGATCACCCGCCCGGGCCGGGACACCCTGGCGCTCGACTTCGCCGACGCCGCCGGGGCGCCGCTGGCCACCGTGCGCGGCCTGGTCTCCCGGCCGGTGCCGGACGGTGAACTGCTGTACGCCGTGCGGCAGTCGCCGCTGGCCGTGCCGGGCGAGCCGGAGCCGCTGCGGATCGCGGTGCTGGACGGCGAGCTCGCCTCCATCGCCCCGGCCGACGGCGCGCTGCCTCAGGTCGTGGTGCTGCGCGCACCCGCTGGGGACGGGGCCCTGCCCTCGGCGGCCAGGAGCGCCACCGCCCGGGTGCTGCGGGTGCTCCAGGACTGGCTGGCCGAGGACCGGTTCGCCGACACCACGCTGGTGGTGGTCACCTCGCCCGCGCTCGCCCAGGCCCCGGTGCGCGGGCTGGTGCGCTCGGCGCAGGCGGAGCACCCCGGACGGTTCGTGCTGATCGAGCACGCCGACCTGCCCACCGATGCCGAGCTGACCGCCGCGCTGGCCACGGGTGAGCCGGAACTATCCCTGATGGGCGATCAGCTGACGGCTCCTCGACTGACCGTGCTGCCCCCGGCGGCGGCCCCGGCCCCCGAATGGGGGCGGGTGCTGATCACCGGCGGCACCGGTGGCCTGGGCGGACTGCTGGCCCGGCACCTGGTCGCCGAGCACGGTGTGCGCAGCCTGGTGCTGGCCGGGCGCCGCGGTTCGGCGCCCGAACTCCAGGCCGAGCTGGCCGGATTGGGCGCCGAGGTGACCGTGGTCGGCTGCGACGTGGGCGACCGCGCCGCGCTGGCCGCGCTGCTGGCCGCCCACCCGGTCGACTCGGTGGTCCACGCCGCGGGCACGGTGCGCGACGCGGTGATCGGCTCGCTCACCGAGGAGGCGCTCGCGGAGGTGTTCCGGGCCAAGGTGGACGGCGCCTGGCACTTGCACGAGCTGACGCTCCATCAGGACATCCGCAGGTTCGTGCTCTTCTCCTCGCTCTCCGCCGTCCTCGACGGCGCCGGGCAGGGCAACTACGCGGCGGCCAACGCCTTCTTGGACGCACTGGCCGAGCACCGCGCCGCGGTGGGCCTGCCGGCCACCGCCCTCGCCTGGGGCCTGTGGACGGGCGGGGCCGGCATGGGCGCCGCGCTGGACGAGGCGGCGCTGGCCCGGATCGCCCGCTACGGGCTGCCGGGACTGGACGCGGCGCACTCGCTGCGCCTGTTCGACGCGGCCGTGCGCACCGGCGAGGCCAGGGTGGTCCCCGTCGAGCTGGACGCCGCCGCGGTGCGCGGCCGGGCCGACGGCATACCCGCGCTGCTCAGCGGCCTGGTGCGCCCCGCCAGCCGCCGCACCTCGGCGGCCCGCGGCACCCGCGACCTGGCTGCCGCCGACGGCGGGCTGGGTGGGCTGGGCGCGCTGCCGGCCGCCGAGCGGGAGCGCGCGGTGCTGGAGCTGGTGCGCACCGAGGTGGCGGTCGTGCTGCGGCACGAAGGCGCGGCGGCGATCAGCCCGACCCGGGCGTTCACCGAGCTCGGCTTCGACTCGCTGGCCGCCGTGGAGCTGCGCAACCGGCTCAACTCGGCGACCGGGCTGCGGCTGCCGGCCACCCTGGTCTTCGACTACCCGTCACCGAAGCTGCTGGCCGCGCACATCCGCGACACCCTGTTCGGCGCCGCGCCCGAGGAGCCAGCAGCGCCGGTCGCGGCGACCGTTCAAGGCGATCCGATCGTGATCGTCGGGATGAGCTGCCGCTACCCGGGCGGCGTCGAGTCGCCCGAGGACCTGTGGCGGCTGGTCGCCGACGGCGTCGACACCATCGGGGAGTTCCCCGCCGACCGGGGCTGGGACACCGGGGCGATCTACGATCCGGTGCCGGGCACGCCCGGCCGGACATACTCGCGCGAGGGCGGATTCCTCTACCGGGCGGCGGAGTTCGACGCCGACTTCTTCGGCATCTCGCCGCGCGAGGCGGTCGCGATGGACCCGCAGCAGCGCCTGCTGCTGGAGGTCTCCTGGGAGGCCTTCGAGCGCGCGGGCATCGACCCGGCGACCGTGCGCGGCACCGCCACCGGGGTGTTCGCCGGGGTGATGTACCACGACTACGGCAGCTGGCTCACCGATGCCCCCGAGGAGGTGGCCGCGTACGTCGGCAACGGCACCCTCGGCAGCGTGGTCTCCGGGCGCGTCGCCTACGCGCTCGGCCTCGAAGGGCCGGCGGTCACCGTGGACACCGCCTGCTCCTCCTCGCTGGTCACCCTGCACCTGGCCGCGCAGGCGCTGCGCGGCGGCGAGTGCACGCTGGCGCTGGCGGGCGGTGTCACCGTGATGTCCACCCCCGACACCTTCATCGACTTCAGCCGCCAGCGCGGCCAGGCCCCGGACGGGCGCTGCAAGTCCTTCGCGGACGCGGCCGACGGCACCGGTTGGGGTGAGGGCGTCGGCATGCTGGTGCTGGAGCGGCTGTCGGACGCCGAGCGCAACGGGCACCGGGTGCTTGCCGTGCTGCGGGGCAGTGCGATCAACCAGGATGGTGCGTCCAACGGGCTGACGGCACCGAACGGTCCGTCGCAGCAGCGGGTGATCCGGCAGGCGTTGGCGACTGCGGGGTTGTCGGCGGCCGAGGTGGACGTGGTGGAGGCGCACGGGACCGGGACCACGCTGGGTGATCCGATCGAGGCGCAGGCCCTGCTGGCGACGTACGGTCAGGAGCACTCGGCGGAGCGGCCGTTGTGGCTCGGGTCGGTCAAGTCGAACATCGGGCACACCCAGGCGGCGGCGGGTGTGGCCGGGGTGATCAAGATGGTGCAGGCGATGCGGCACGGTGTGCTACCCAGGACGCTGCACGTGGACGCACCTTCCAACAAGGTCGACTGGTCGGCGGGCGAGGTGCGGCTGCTGACGGACAGTCAGCCTTGGCCCGAGGTCGACCGGCCGCGCCGGGCCGGGATCTCCTCCTTCGGCATCAGCGGCACCAACGCCCACGTGATCCTCGAAGCGGCCCCGGTGGCCGAGGACTCCCCGGCCACCGGCACCCCGCCCACCCTGGTGGCGCTGCCGCTCTCGGGCCGCAGCCCCGAGGCGCTCGCCGCCCAGGCCGAGCGGCTGGCCGACATCGACGGGCCCGCCCTCGCCGATCTCGGGCTGGCGCTGGCCTCGACCCGAAGCCGGCACTCGCACCGCGCCGTGGTGCTGGCCGGCGAGCGCGCCGAACTCGACGCCGCGCTGGCCGCGTTGAGTGCCGGCTCCGAGGCGCCCGGCCTGGTCACCGGTACCGTCGACGAGGGCGGCCTGGCGTTCCTGTTCTCCGGCCAGGGCTCGCAGCGCCCCGGCATGGGACGCCAGTGGTACGAGACCTTCCCGGTCTTCGCCGAGCACTTCGACCGCGTCGCCGCCCGGCTGGACCCCGAGCTGGACCGGCCGCTGGCCGAGGTGGTCTTCGGCACGGACGCCGAACTGCTGGGCCGCACCGCCTACACCCAGGCCGCGCTCTTCGCCGTCGAGGTGGCGCTCTTCCGGCTGCTGGAGTCCTTCGGCCTGCGCCCGGACCTCCTGGCCGGCCACTCGATCGGCGAGCTGGGCGCGGCGCACGTCAGCGGCGTCTGGTCGCTGGCGGACGCGGCGAAGGCGGTCGCCGCCCGGGGCCGGCTGATGCAGGCGCTGCCCGAGGGCGGCGCGATGGTCGCGGTGCGGGCGGGCGAGGCCGAGGTGCGGCCGCTGCTGGACGAGCGGGTCGGCATCGCGGCGGTCAACGGCCCGCGCTCCGTGGTGCTCTCCGGCGACACCGAGGCGGTGCTGGAGCTGGCGGCCCGGTTCGAGCGGTCAAAGCGGCTGACCGTCTCGCACGCCTTCCACTCGCCCCGGATGGACGGCATGCTGGCCGAGTTCGGCGCGGTGCTGGCCGAACTCGACTACGCCGAGCCGGTCATCCCGATCGTCTCCACGCTGACCGGCCGCCCGGCGGACCCGGCGCAGCTGTGCACGCCGGAGTACTGGGTCCGGCACGTCCGGGAGGGCGTGCGCTTCGCCGACGCCGTCGCCGCGCTGGCCGAACAGGGCGTCAGCACCTTCCTGGAGCTCGGCCCGGACGCCGTGCTGAGCGCACTGGGACCGGACTGCCTGCCGGAGGAGGCGCAGGCGGTCTTCGCCCCGGTCGCCCGCAAGGACAAGCCCGAGGCGGCGGAACTGCTGGGCGCCGTCGCACTGGCGCACACTCGTGGCGCCGCGCTGAACTGGCAGGCGCTGTACGGCGACTACACCGGCCGGGCGGTCGAGCTGCCGACCTACGCCTTCCAGCACCGGCGGTTCTGGCTGGACGCCCCCGCCGCCAAGGGCGACCCGGGCAGCCTGGGCCAGGCACCGGTGGACCACCCGCTGGTCGGCGCCGGGATCCGGCTGGCCGCCTCCGACGAGGTGCTGCTGACCGGGCGGGTCTCGCGCGCCACCCACCCGGTGCTCGCCGAACACGCCGTGCTCGGCACCGTGCTGCTGCCGGGGACGGCGCTGGTCGACCTGGCGATCCGGGCCGGCGACCTGCTCGGCCTGCCCGTGCTGGAGGAACTCACGCTCCAGGCACCGCTGCTGCTGCCGGAGTCGACCGCCGTGCAGCTCCAGGTGGTGGCCGGGCACGACGGGGCCGTGCGGATCTTCTCCCGCCCGGCGGGCGCCGAGGAGGGCAGCTGGACCACCCACGCCACCGGCCTGCTCGCGCCGGGCGGCACCGCCCGACCCGAGCCGCTCACCCAGTGGCCGCCGACCGGCGCGACCGAGGTCGACGTCACCGGCCTCTACCAGCGGATGCGGACCGAGGGCTACGAGTACGGCCCGGTCTTCCAGGGCGTCAAGGCGGCCTGGCGGCGCGGTGCGGAGGTCTTCACGGAGCTCGAACTCCCCGATGCCGCACGGTCCGAGGCCGCCCGTTTCGGCCTGCACCCCGCGCTGCTGGACGCCGCCCTGCACGCCACCGCGCTGCTCGACGAGGAGCACGAGGCGCGGCCGGCCGAGGGCGGCGTGCTGCTCCCGTTCGCCTGGAACGGGGTCGAACTGCACGCCGGCGGCGCCACGGCGGCCCGGGTGCGGCTGACCCGCGAGGAGGGCGGCGAGGGCATCCGGATCGAGCTGGCCGACGGCGCCGGGGCCCCGCTCGCCACGGTCTCCTCCTTCGTCACCCGGCCGGTGGCGGCGGGCCAACTCGCCCCGCAGCAGGACTCGCTGTTCACCGTCGAGCTGACGCCCCGGCCCGAGCTCGCCGCCCAGGGCACGGGCGAGCGGCAGTTCGCGGTGCTCGGCACCGACGGCCTCGGCCTCGGCGCGCCCGTCCACCCGGACCTGGGCGCGCTCGGCGACGCCGTCCCCGAGGTGGTGCTGCTGCCGGTGCCGACCGTGACCGACGCCCCGGTACCGACGGCGGTGCGCGCCGCCCTGCACGGCGTGCTCGGCCCCGTCCAGGAGTGGCTGCGCGAGGACCGGTACGCCAAGGCGACGCTGGTGGTGCTGACCGCCGGGGGCCTGGCGGATGCCGCCGTGCGCGGGCTGGTCCGCGCGGCGCAGGCGGAGGACCCCGGCCGGATCGTGCTGGTGGACTCCGAGGGCGGCAACTCGGTCACACTGCCGCTGCTGGCCGCCGCCGTCGAGTCGGGCGAGCCCGAACTGGTGCTGCGCGAGGGCGGGTTCCAGGTGCCACGGCTGGTCAGGGTGCTCCCCGCGCAGGCCGAGCAGGAGGACGCCGACTGGGGCACGGTGCTGATCACCGGCGGCACCGGCGGTTTGGGCGCGCTGGTGGCCCGGCACCTGGTCACCGGGCACGGTGTGCGCAGCCTGGTACTGGCGGGACGCCGGGGCCCACAGGCGCCCGAGGCACGGCAGTTGCAGGCCGAGCTGGCCGAACTTGGCTCCCAGGTGGCGGTGGTGGCCTGCGACGTCGCCGACCGGGCGGCGCTGGCCGCGCTCCTCGCCGACCACCCGGTGCGCAGCATCGTGCACACGGCGGGGGTGCTGGACGACGCGCTGATCGGCTCGCTGACCCCGGACCGGCTCGACCCGGTGCTCCGGCCCAAGGTCGACGGTGCCTGGTACCTCCACGAGTTGACGCTGGATCAGGACATCAGCAGGTTCGTCCTGTTCTCCTCGGCCGCCGGTACTCTGGACGCCACCGGGCAGGGCAACTACGCGGCCGCCAACGTCTTCCTGGACGCGCTGGCCGAGCACCGGGCCGCCGGCGGCCTGCCGGCCACCGCGCTGGCCTGGGGCCTGTGGGCGGGCGCCGGCGGGATGGGCGGGCAGCTCGGCGCGGCCGACCTGGAGCGGATCGAGCGCTCCGGCATCGGCGCGCTGGACCCGGCCGAGGGGCTGGCCCTGTTCGACGCGGCCGTGCGGGCCGGGCGGGCCACGCTGGTGCCGGCCCGGCTGGACCTGGCGGCGCTGCGCGAGCGGGGCGAGGCCGTCCCGGCCGTGTTGCGCGCGCTGGTGCGGCCTGCCGTCCGGCGGGACGCGGCCGGCGGCGCCACCGGCTCGCAGGGTGCGGCCTCGCTGCCCCAGCGGCTGAGCGGGCTGCCGGCCGCCGACCACGAGCACGCGGTGCTGGAGGCGGTCCGCTCGCAGGTCGCCGCCGTGCTCGGGCACGACGGTCCGTCGGCCGTCCAACCGAGGCGCGCGTTCACCGAGTTGGGCTTCGACTCGCTCGCCGCGGTGGAGCTGCGCAACAAGCTGAACGCGGTCAGCGGGCTGCGCCTGCCGTCCACCCTGATCTTCGACTACGCCACCCCGGCGGCACTGGCCGGGTACCTGCTGACCAGGTTGCGGCCGGAGCCGGGCGAGGTGGCCGAGCGGCCCGACGACGCGCAGGTGGCCGATCTGCTGGCCGGCATCCCGGTGGCCAGGCTCCGCGAATCCGGTCTGCTGGAACGCCTGTTGGAGCTCTCGGAGGCCGGGCACACGCCAGCAGCCGAGGCTGACGGGGCCTCAGTCACCAAGTCCCTCGACATCAAAAGCATGGACGTCACCGACCTCATCCGCACCGCGCTCGACCGTAGCGACGCCAAGTAA